Proteins from a genomic interval of Denticeps clupeoides chromosome 20, fDenClu1.1, whole genome shotgun sequence:
- the LOC114770199 gene encoding palmitoyl-protein thioesterase 1-like isoform X1 has product MIACVAPVLSSYWPLMMPLSAWLLLLVGAAPLVSVSVGSRAPNASLPLVLWHGMGDSCCNPLSMGSIKKMVEEDVPGIYVLSLMIGKSVVQDTENGFFMDVNEQVSFACNQLSKDPELQSGYNAMGFSQGGQFLRAVAQRCPSPPMRNLISVGGQQQGVYGLPRCPGESSHICDWIRKMLNSGAYSDFVQKHLVQAQYWHDPLNGDLYKEKSLFLADINQERGINETYKKNLMSLNKFVMVKFLQDSVVDPVDTEWFGFLKPGQAEETETLQDSVIYKEDRLGLAEMDKAGKLVFLATEGDHLQFTRAWFDENLLPYLH; this is encoded by the exons ATGATCGCTTGTGTGGCGCCTGTTCTCTCGTCAT ATTGGCCTTTAATGATGCCCTTGTCTGCCTGGCTCCTGCTCCTTGTCGGGGCCGCTCCCCTGGTTTCCGTCTCTGTCGGATCCCGGGCTCCCAATGCGTCTCTTCCTCTGGTTCTGTGGCATGGaatgg GAGACAGCTGCTGCAACCCCCTGAGCATGGGATCTATAAAGAAGATGGTGGAAGAAGACGTTCCAGGAATTTACGTGCTCTCTCTGATGATTGGGAAATCTGTAGTTCAG GACACTGAGAATGGCTTCTTCATGGATGTGAACGAGCAAGTGTCCTTTGCGTGCAACCAACTGTCAAAAGATCCGGAACTCCAGAGTGGCTATAACGCCATGGGCTTTTCTCAAGGTGGACAGTTCTT GAGGGCGGTTGCTCAGAGATGTCCGTCTCCGCCCATGAGGAACCTGATTTCGGTCGGGGGACAGCAGCAGG GAGTGTACGGCCTGCCTCGGTGCCCTGGGGAGAGCTCGCACATCTGCGACTGGATACGCAAGATGCTCAACTCCGGCGCGTACTCCGATTTCGTCCAGAAACA CCTTGTTCAAGCGCAGTACTGGCACGACCCTTTAAATGGGGACTTGTACAAGGAGAAAAGTCTCTTCCTCGCTGACATAAACCAGGAGCGG GGCATTAATGAGACCTACAAGAAGAACCTGATGTCCCTTAATAAATTTGTCATGGTCAAGTTTCTGCAGGACTCGGTTGTGGACCCAGTTGACACCGAG TGGTTTGGCTTCCTGAAACCAGGTCAAGCTGAAGAGACCGAGACTCTGCAGGACAGCGTTATATATAAGGAG GATCGCCTGGGTCTGGCGGAAATGGATAAAGCCGGGAAGCTGGTTTTCTTGGCTACAGAAGGAGACCATCTGCAGTTTACCCGGGCGTGGTTTGATGAGAACCTGTTGCCTTACTTGCACTAA
- the LOC114770199 gene encoding palmitoyl-protein thioesterase 1-like isoform X2 produces MMPLSAWLLLLVGAAPLVSVSVGSRAPNASLPLVLWHGMGDSCCNPLSMGSIKKMVEEDVPGIYVLSLMIGKSVVQDTENGFFMDVNEQVSFACNQLSKDPELQSGYNAMGFSQGGQFLRAVAQRCPSPPMRNLISVGGQQQGVYGLPRCPGESSHICDWIRKMLNSGAYSDFVQKHLVQAQYWHDPLNGDLYKEKSLFLADINQERGINETYKKNLMSLNKFVMVKFLQDSVVDPVDTEWFGFLKPGQAEETETLQDSVIYKEDRLGLAEMDKAGKLVFLATEGDHLQFTRAWFDENLLPYLH; encoded by the exons ATGATGCCCTTGTCTGCCTGGCTCCTGCTCCTTGTCGGGGCCGCTCCCCTGGTTTCCGTCTCTGTCGGATCCCGGGCTCCCAATGCGTCTCTTCCTCTGGTTCTGTGGCATGGaatgg GAGACAGCTGCTGCAACCCCCTGAGCATGGGATCTATAAAGAAGATGGTGGAAGAAGACGTTCCAGGAATTTACGTGCTCTCTCTGATGATTGGGAAATCTGTAGTTCAG GACACTGAGAATGGCTTCTTCATGGATGTGAACGAGCAAGTGTCCTTTGCGTGCAACCAACTGTCAAAAGATCCGGAACTCCAGAGTGGCTATAACGCCATGGGCTTTTCTCAAGGTGGACAGTTCTT GAGGGCGGTTGCTCAGAGATGTCCGTCTCCGCCCATGAGGAACCTGATTTCGGTCGGGGGACAGCAGCAGG GAGTGTACGGCCTGCCTCGGTGCCCTGGGGAGAGCTCGCACATCTGCGACTGGATACGCAAGATGCTCAACTCCGGCGCGTACTCCGATTTCGTCCAGAAACA CCTTGTTCAAGCGCAGTACTGGCACGACCCTTTAAATGGGGACTTGTACAAGGAGAAAAGTCTCTTCCTCGCTGACATAAACCAGGAGCGG GGCATTAATGAGACCTACAAGAAGAACCTGATGTCCCTTAATAAATTTGTCATGGTCAAGTTTCTGCAGGACTCGGTTGTGGACCCAGTTGACACCGAG TGGTTTGGCTTCCTGAAACCAGGTCAAGCTGAAGAGACCGAGACTCTGCAGGACAGCGTTATATATAAGGAG GATCGCCTGGGTCTGGCGGAAATGGATAAAGCCGGGAAGCTGGTTTTCTTGGCTACAGAAGGAGACCATCTGCAGTTTACCCGGGCGTGGTTTGATGAGAACCTGTTGCCTTACTTGCACTAA